The Reichenbachiella carrageenanivorans region CACATTATGGATACACTACTGACCGCCGAATCTCTGATTGCCTTACTCACCCTTACCTTTTTAGAAATTGTGTTAGGCGTGGACAATATCATTTTTATCTCGATCGTCTCCAATAAGCTTCCTCAAGAGCAGCAAGCCAAAGCTAGAAACATAGGGTTACTATGTGCGTTGGTTTTCCGAATCGGGTTACTATTTGGGATTACTTGGATCATCAGTTTTTCAGAGCCACTATTTACTATTTTAGGACACGCTTTTAGTGGTCGCGATTTAATTCTAGCAGGAGGAGGACTGTTCCTCATCGCAAAGAGCACCGTAGAAATCAACCACAAAATGGAGGTCATGGAACACAAAGAAGCGGCGGGCAAAGTTACTGCTACCATCGGCGGGGTGATTGCCCAAATCATCATGCTCGACATCATCTTCTCCTTCGACTCGATCCTCACCGCTGTGGGTCTGACCAGTCAGCTCACGATCATGATTATAGCTGTAGTCATTGCCATGTTTATCATGATGACCTTTGCAGGAAAAATCAGTGCTTTCATTGCCAAAAATCCATCTTTAGAAGTCTTGGCACTTTCCTTTTTGATTCTGATCGGATTTATGCTAACCGTAGAGGCTATGGGGCACCATGTACCCAAAGGATATATCTATTTTGCGGTATTCTTCTCACTAATAGTAGAAATGCTCAACATCAGAATTAGAAAAGGCCGACAAAAAATTAAACTCAACAAAAGAATAGAAAATTAAAAAACCGTCCATCTAAGACAATATTCTTACATTT contains the following coding sequences:
- a CDS encoding TerC family protein → MDTLLTAESLIALLTLTFLEIVLGVDNIIFISIVSNKLPQEQQAKARNIGLLCALVFRIGLLFGITWIISFSEPLFTILGHAFSGRDLILAGGGLFLIAKSTVEINHKMEVMEHKEAAGKVTATIGGVIAQIIMLDIIFSFDSILTAVGLTSQLTIMIIAVVIAMFIMMTFAGKISAFIAKNPSLEVLALSFLILIGFMLTVEAMGHHVPKGYIYFAVFFSLIVEMLNIRIRKGRQKIKLNKRIEN